In the genome of Sciurus carolinensis chromosome 3, mSciCar1.2, whole genome shotgun sequence, one region contains:
- the LOC124979378 gene encoding putative olfactory receptor 3A4 gives MDLGASGNGSLVTKFVLLGLTETPALQPILFVIFLLAYVATIGSNFSMLAAIFMEPRLHTPMYFFLGNLSLLDVGSISVTVPVMLRHFVSKNKIIHYRECLSQLFFFHLLAGTDCFLLTVMAYDRYLAICQPLTYNTRMGWGKQKTLAGMSCVFSFTNALTQTVALSTLKFCGPNVINHFYCDLPQLFQLSCSSTQLNEQLLFAAAAFMGVAPLILIIVSYAHVVAAVLRIRSAEGRKKAFSTCGSHLTVVGIFYGTGVFSYMRLGSVEASDKDKGIGILNTVVSPMLNPLIYSLRNPDVKGALWRVLTGKLPPK, from the coding sequence ATGGATCTGGGAGCCTCAGGAAATGGTTCACTTGTGACCAAGTTTGTCCTGCTGGGTTTAACAGAGACTCCAGCTCTACAGCCCATCCTCTTTGTCATCTTCCTTCTTGCTTATGTAGCTACTATTGGTAGTAATTTTAGTATGCTTGCCGCCATCTTTATGGAACCCAgactccacacccccatgtacttcttcttgGGAAACTTGTCTCTGCTAGATGTTGGGAGCATCAGTGTCACTGTCCCTGTCATGTTGAGGCATTTTGTGTCCAAAAACAAGATCATTCACTATAGGGAATGCCTCTCACAACTCTTCTTCTTCCATCTCCTGGCTGGGACAGACTGCTTTCTACTTACTGTCATGGCTTATGACCGTTATTTGGCCATTTGCCAGCCTCTCACCTACAATACCCGTATGGGTTGGGGAAAGCAGAAAACCTTGGCAGGCATGTCATGTGTCTTTTCTTTCACCAATGCACTGACTCAAACGGTTGCCTTGTCTACTCTTAAATTCTGTGGCCCCAATGTGATCAATCACTTCTACTGTGACCTCCCCCAGCTCTTCCAACTCTCCTGCTCCAGCACCCAACTCAATGAGCAGTTGCTCTTTGCAGCAGCAGCCTTCATGGGTGTGGCCCCCTTGATTCTCATCATAGTGTCCTATGCCCATGTGGTGGCTGCTGTGCTACGCATCCGCTCTGCTGAGGGCAGGAAGAAGGCCTTCTCCACATGTGGCTCCCACCTCACTGTGGTGGGCATCTTCTATGGAACTGGCGTCTTCAGCTACATGAGACTGGGTTCTGTGGAGGCTTCAGACAAGGACAAGGGTATTGGCATTCTCAACACTGTTGTCAGCCCCATGCTGAACCCACTCATCTACAGTCTCAGGAACCCTGATGTGAAAGGTGCCCTCTGGAGGGTGCTCACGGGGAAGTTGCCCCCCAAGTga